One genomic window of Candidatus Pseudobacter hemicellulosilyticus includes the following:
- a CDS encoding YceI family protein, whose amino-acid sequence MKRVLLPVLLCWVYGVVSAQTYISKTSQAGFYSHTWLEDIAAVNKQVMAVIDLSQKNIAFSMLMKEFVFEKKLMQEHFNENYVESDKYPKSTFTGTYTGEVDITKDGTYPITVKGKISLHGVTRDLQAPATLTVKDGMLTGTTSFKLNPKDFNISIPFVVRDKIEKENTVKVQASWTLK is encoded by the coding sequence ATGAAGCGAGTACTGCTCCCGGTGTTATTGTGCTGGGTTTACGGGGTTGTCAGCGCCCAGACCTATATCTCCAAAACCAGCCAGGCAGGGTTCTATTCCCATACCTGGCTGGAGGATATAGCTGCCGTCAACAAGCAGGTGATGGCCGTGATTGATCTGTCCCAAAAGAATATCGCTTTCAGTATGCTGATGAAGGAATTTGTTTTTGAGAAGAAACTGATGCAGGAGCATTTCAATGAGAATTACGTGGAGAGCGATAAATACCCGAAATCCACTTTCACCGGAACCTATACCGGGGAGGTGGATATTACAAAAGACGGCACCTATCCCATCACGGTCAAGGGCAAGATCAGCCTGCATGGCGTTACCCGCGATCTCCAGGCGCCGGCCACCCTCACCGTGAAGGACGGAATGCTGACCGGGACCACCAGTTTCAAACTCAACCCAAAGGACTTTAATATCTCCATCCCCTTTGTGGTAAGAGATAAGATCGAAAAAGAAAATACCGTCAAGGTACAGGCCAGTTGGACCTTAAAATAA
- a CDS encoding alpha-galactosidase encodes MFRTLQLLLGLAFSCSFCLPAEAADGAKPVRISYGKWTITYKANGKTLDYTYAGKLVLANVSAKVKTAGGELNSYEYPVASLSKEAITDVFGKGTKFTIHYSNAEGKPGMSQSFCFYPNREYFLTEVVLTSEENISSNYMAPVITSTRTAFLGADSANRVLRVPFDNDAFVHYLSSPLTVEDISFEVTTLFNGRNRNGLVIGSVTHDTWKTGLKYKTAEQQYLTGLECFGGVTHELTRDSSSKADRPPLGHGAISGKLLRSPKILIGFFADWRRGMEAYGEANALIAPPRKWASGTPFGWNSWGAMADKVNYTGSVEVAQFIKDSLQAGSFENNNTAYIGLDSYWDNFSDEQLKQFVAQCRANGQYAGIYWCPFSDWGGNGDKEVEGTNGKYTYKDIYIYANGKPRKVESLAVDPTHPGTKQRMDYYIEKFRSWGFTYVKLDFINNGTLEADKFYNPAVTTGVQAYNEGMDYLSKKFGEDFFLALSIAPVFPAQYGTSRRISCDTWGAMTEGDVGTTGYMLNSLAFGWWLDRVYPFNDADHILLYQPKEAADYQAGANRARVTSAVITGIYMLGDNFSRTGSFPGEQEARNKAKAVTTNKDINAIAILGRSFYPVEGYTAAEPGKAETLYMMQTDQYTYVAAFNFNKTQTKEGRLSLERLGLKYNNSMSVKELWTGASVNVSGKELSLIIPPQDVRVYRISKK; translated from the coding sequence ATGTTTCGTACCCTTCAATTGCTGTTGGGACTGGCTTTCTCCTGCAGCTTCTGCCTTCCGGCGGAGGCTGCAGATGGGGCCAAACCTGTCAGGATCAGTTACGGTAAATGGACCATCACTTATAAGGCAAACGGCAAAACCCTGGACTATACCTATGCGGGGAAGCTGGTGCTGGCCAATGTATCGGCCAAAGTGAAAACAGCCGGCGGCGAACTGAACAGTTATGAGTATCCGGTGGCCAGCCTCAGCAAGGAAGCCATTACGGATGTCTTTGGCAAGGGCACTAAATTCACCATCCACTATAGCAACGCGGAAGGGAAACCGGGCATGAGCCAATCGTTCTGCTTTTATCCCAACCGGGAATATTTCCTTACGGAAGTAGTGCTGACCTCGGAAGAAAATATCTCCAGCAACTATATGGCGCCGGTGATCACCAGTACCCGTACGGCTTTCCTGGGTGCAGATAGCGCCAACCGTGTCCTGCGGGTGCCTTTTGATAACGATGCCTTTGTTCATTACCTTTCTTCGCCGCTGACCGTGGAAGACATTTCTTTTGAAGTGACCACGCTGTTCAATGGCAGGAACAGGAATGGCCTGGTGATCGGTTCCGTAACCCATGATACCTGGAAAACAGGATTGAAATACAAGACTGCGGAGCAGCAGTACCTGACCGGGCTGGAATGTTTTGGCGGGGTAACGCATGAGCTGACCCGAGACAGCAGCAGTAAGGCCGACAGGCCCCCGCTGGGGCATGGCGCTATCAGCGGAAAGCTGTTGCGCTCGCCCAAAATACTGATCGGTTTCTTTGCCGACTGGCGCAGGGGAATGGAAGCCTATGGCGAAGCCAATGCCCTTATTGCCCCACCCCGAAAATGGGCCTCCGGCACACCTTTCGGCTGGAACAGCTGGGGCGCCATGGCCGATAAGGTCAACTACACCGGTTCAGTAGAAGTAGCGCAGTTCATCAAAGACAGCCTGCAAGCCGGTTCCTTTGAGAACAACAACACCGCGTATATCGGGCTGGATTCCTACTGGGACAATTTCTCCGATGAGCAGCTGAAACAATTTGTAGCGCAATGCCGCGCCAATGGTCAGTATGCCGGTATTTACTGGTGTCCTTTTTCCGACTGGGGCGGTAACGGCGACAAAGAAGTAGAAGGCACCAATGGGAAGTATACCTATAAAGACATTTATATCTATGCCAACGGCAAACCGCGCAAAGTGGAATCCCTGGCCGTAGATCCAACGCACCCGGGCACCAAACAACGGATGGACTATTATATTGAAAAGTTCAGGTCCTGGGGCTTTACTTATGTGAAACTCGACTTCATCAACAACGGTACGCTGGAAGCGGATAAGTTCTACAATCCCGCTGTCACTACCGGCGTGCAGGCCTACAATGAAGGCATGGACTACCTCAGCAAAAAGTTTGGCGAAGATTTCTTCCTGGCCCTGTCCATTGCACCGGTTTTCCCGGCCCAGTACGGCACATCCCGCAGGATCAGCTGTGATACCTGGGGCGCTATGACCGAGGGCGATGTAGGCACTACCGGTTATATGCTCAACAGCCTGGCTTTTGGCTGGTGGCTGGACCGGGTATATCCTTTCAATGATGCGGATCATATCCTGCTGTACCAGCCGAAGGAAGCGGCCGATTACCAGGCCGGAGCCAACAGGGCCCGGGTCACTTCTGCGGTCATCACCGGTATCTATATGCTGGGCGATAATTTCAGCAGGACCGGCAGTTTCCCCGGCGAGCAGGAAGCCCGCAACAAGGCGAAGGCGGTGACCACCAACAAGGACATCAACGCCATTGCCATACTGGGAAGATCCTTTTACCCGGTAGAAGGGTATACGGCTGCTGAACCCGGCAAGGCGGAGACCCTGTACATGATGCAGACCGATCAGTACACCTATGTGGCTGCTTTCAATTTCAACAAAACACAAACAAAAGAGGGCAGGCTGTCATTAGAGCGGCTGGGCCTGAAATATAACAACAGCATGAGTGTAAAAGAGCTCTGGACCGGTGCGTCGGTCAACGTTTCCGGGAAGGAGCTTTCACTCATTATCCCGCCGCAGGATGTGCGGGTGTACCGCATCAGCAAAAAATGA
- a CDS encoding cytochrome c — protein MKRLVIVLAGSMLLFALSCSKKSEDNVNNPDPPGGPGIPGCDTANRQYAAHVVPILTANCYGCHGASSNAGSGGIVLEGYNNLRPKAVSGTLIGVITHAAGFPAMPKGGAKLSDCNINVIRSWINNGAQNN, from the coding sequence ATGAAGCGATTAGTAATTGTCCTCGCGGGCAGCATGCTGCTCTTTGCCCTCTCGTGCTCAAAAAAAAGTGAAGACAATGTCAATAACCCCGATCCGCCCGGTGGCCCCGGTATACCCGGCTGTGATACCGCCAATCGCCAGTATGCAGCCCATGTGGTACCTATTCTCACCGCCAATTGTTACGGCTGTCATGGCGCTTCCAGTAATGCCGGCAGTGGCGGCATTGTACTGGAAGGCTACAATAACCTCCGGCCCAAAGCCGTCAGCGGCACGCTGATAGGCGTAATCACCCATGCAGCCGGCTTTCCCGCCATGCCTAAAGGCGGCGCCAAATTATCCGATTGCAATATCAACGTGATCCGGTCCTGGATCAACAACGGCGCACAGAACAATTAA
- a CDS encoding response regulator transcription factor, with amino-acid sequence MPTSILLADDHGIVLDGLRSVLAENNQLTVTATASTGQEALQLLQQHPIQLLITDYCMPDMDGLILVKKAKAQFPQLKIIVLSMVDEAGAIREILLAGADGYILKKYASQELFQGIEAVLNHHQYWSEEAGKALLQAGSREQGSASLTIRELEILRLLTQELTSKEIAQQLFISERTVETHRKNLLRKTGCTGTVGLVKYAYAHKLL; translated from the coding sequence ATGCCAACCAGCATCCTGCTTGCAGACGACCATGGAATAGTCCTTGACGGACTACGCTCCGTTCTGGCGGAAAACAACCAGCTGACCGTTACCGCTACCGCCAGCACCGGCCAGGAAGCCCTGCAACTCCTGCAGCAACACCCCATCCAGTTACTCATCACCGATTACTGCATGCCCGATATGGATGGCCTCATTCTCGTGAAAAAAGCCAAAGCACAGTTTCCACAACTCAAGATCATTGTACTCAGTATGGTGGATGAAGCAGGAGCTATCCGCGAGATCCTGCTGGCCGGCGCTGATGGCTATATCCTGAAAAAATATGCCAGTCAGGAACTGTTCCAGGGCATTGAGGCTGTATTGAACCATCACCAGTACTGGAGCGAAGAAGCCGGCAAAGCCTTATTGCAGGCAGGTTCAAGGGAACAGGGATCAGCCTCCCTCACTATCCGCGAGCTGGAGATCCTGCGCCTGCTCACCCAGGAGCTGACCAGCAAAGAAATTGCACAGCAGCTGTTCATCAGTGAAAGAACAGTAGAGACCCATCGAAAGAACCTGCTCCGTAAAACGGGCTGCACGGGAACCGTAGGCCTGGTGAAATATGCATACGCTCATAAGCTGCTGTAA
- a CDS encoding sensor histidine kinase, which yields MRFLLTLLLVAGSGLLYPVTARQDSARLTAQWRAWLDQCWNYRFNQPDSAKYYGNKVLKEARDKGYPLYEAEALHNIGIVFEAQGDYEQALEMGLQTLALRQQLNDSAAIANTWNNIGIIYDQMGNYPRALDYYYKAYRYYQAKGDQEKLAMVSVNLGIVFKAQGEYTKVVDYYREAYTVYKALQFPAEAAFCEANLGSVFYYTRQYDSCLFYSLLAEKAFLAQNNLQSLPIAQANAGMAYFELGRPVEARQQLAKALVGHRNYNNKKEIAFVLIQLGKVHMAQKERGEAIRVLTEALSLATGIHSPKQVMDAARLLSEQYAGSGDYKNAWTVFQTYSTVKDSLFEQEKMKAITGFQAQYETEKKEQQIRLLQQEGELQALRLKQRNMLLLVLAALFITGGLAVYFIMARRRIKAEARLQAERSLQEQAAARAVLQAEDRERRRLAADLHDGVGQLLSAALLQVHRAQEQQPAGSSAAELTDKAVSLLNEGYDEMRQLSHRMMPSALLKAGLPQALREFVDRIQSRELSVELHTSGLEERLPEQTETVLYRIIQEAVNNVLKHAAASSLSIQLAKEKEGISLTVEDNGKGFDPAGLETQAGIGLKNIRSRVMLLNGTLEMDAAPGRGSLLAVFIPGEQAA from the coding sequence ATGCGCTTCCTGCTCACCCTATTGCTTGTCGCGGGCAGTGGTCTCCTATACCCTGTAACTGCCCGCCAGGATTCCGCCCGTCTTACCGCCCAATGGCGTGCCTGGCTGGATCAATGCTGGAACTACCGGTTCAACCAACCTGATTCTGCTAAATACTATGGAAATAAAGTGCTGAAAGAAGCCCGCGATAAAGGCTATCCTCTGTACGAAGCGGAAGCCCTGCACAATATCGGGATCGTGTTTGAAGCACAGGGGGATTATGAGCAGGCGCTGGAGATGGGCTTGCAGACCCTGGCCCTCCGCCAGCAGCTGAACGATAGTGCAGCCATTGCCAATACCTGGAATAATATCGGTATCATCTACGACCAGATGGGGAACTATCCCCGGGCGCTGGACTATTATTACAAGGCTTACCGGTATTACCAGGCCAAGGGTGACCAGGAGAAACTGGCTATGGTGAGTGTAAACCTGGGCATTGTATTCAAGGCGCAGGGTGAGTATACGAAGGTGGTGGATTATTACCGGGAGGCTTATACCGTTTACAAGGCGCTGCAATTCCCGGCAGAAGCGGCTTTCTGTGAGGCCAACCTGGGCTCTGTATTTTATTATACGCGGCAATATGATAGCTGCCTGTTCTATTCGCTGCTGGCGGAAAAAGCATTCCTGGCACAGAATAACCTGCAATCGCTTCCCATTGCCCAGGCCAATGCGGGCATGGCATACTTTGAGCTGGGCCGGCCGGTGGAAGCCCGGCAGCAATTAGCGAAAGCGCTGGTGGGACACCGTAACTACAACAATAAAAAAGAGATCGCTTTTGTACTGATCCAGCTGGGTAAAGTGCATATGGCCCAAAAGGAGCGTGGCGAGGCTATCCGCGTATTGACGGAGGCATTGTCGTTGGCTACAGGCATCCATTCGCCTAAGCAGGTGATGGATGCGGCGCGTTTGCTCAGTGAGCAATACGCCGGATCGGGCGATTATAAAAATGCCTGGACTGTTTTCCAGACCTACTCAACGGTCAAGGATTCTTTGTTTGAGCAGGAGAAGATGAAGGCCATCACCGGTTTCCAGGCTCAATATGAAACCGAGAAAAAAGAGCAGCAGATCCGTTTGCTGCAACAGGAGGGGGAGTTGCAGGCCCTTCGCCTGAAGCAAAGGAATATGCTGTTGCTGGTGCTGGCCGCCTTATTTATTACCGGTGGCCTGGCCGTCTATTTTATAATGGCCCGTCGGCGTATCAAAGCAGAAGCCCGACTCCAGGCGGAGCGCAGTTTGCAGGAGCAGGCTGCCGCCAGGGCGGTGTTGCAGGCGGAAGACCGGGAGCGGCGGCGGCTGGCGGCCGACCTGCACGATGGTGTAGGGCAGCTATTGTCTGCCGCCTTATTACAGGTCCACCGGGCACAGGAGCAGCAACCTGCCGGTTCTTCGGCCGCAGAGCTGACGGATAAGGCCGTTTCCTTACTGAATGAAGGGTATGATGAAATGCGGCAGCTCTCGCACCGCATGATGCCCAGCGCCCTGCTGAAGGCTGGGTTGCCGCAGGCCCTGCGGGAATTTGTAGACAGGATCCAATCGCGGGAGCTGAGTGTTGAACTGCATACCAGCGGGCTGGAGGAAAGGTTGCCGGAGCAAACGGAGACTGTCCTCTACCGCATTATCCAGGAGGCGGTCAACAATGTGCTCAAACATGCGGCGGCCAGCAGCCTCAGCATACAGCTGGCGAAAGAGAAGGAGGGCATATCGCTGACCGTGGAAGACAATGGCAAAGGCTTTGATCCGGCCGGGCTGGAAACGCAGGCGGGCATCGGGTTAAAGAATATCCGGTCGCGGGTAATGCTGTTGAATGGTACCCTGGAAATGGATGCAGCGCCGGGCAGGGGGAGCCTGCTGGCGGTATTTATTCCCGGTGAGCAGGCTGCTTAA
- a CDS encoding DUF5777 family beta-barrel protein: MRFVILLCFMMCCGGLIQAQDSTLLHMLNDSIPARSSPVKATFKAIHIVNTQTIESPAKQDLNFIIMHRFGKLNDGGYNFFGLDNATIRLGLDYGLTDRLAVGVGRSSFEKTFDGYLKYKLLQQTEGGSLSFPISMSVLGALSHYTLKMPDKPFLNSKYRTSYTVQAILARKFSSNLSLQLTPTWLHYNLTPTTADKNDVFAGVVSGRYKFTRRMSLTAEYNYLPAGQVESIEVKNSLSLGVDIETGGHVFQLIFTNSQAMTEPQYIGRTTGSWGKGDIYFGFNVSRNFSLGRKKKW, translated from the coding sequence ATGCGTTTTGTTATTCTCCTGTGTTTTATGATGTGCTGCGGCGGCCTGATCCAGGCGCAGGACAGCACCCTGCTCCATATGCTCAATGATTCCATACCGGCAAGGAGCAGCCCGGTCAAAGCCACTTTCAAGGCTATTCATATTGTGAATACGCAGACCATTGAATCGCCCGCAAAGCAGGACCTCAATTTCATCATCATGCACCGGTTCGGGAAACTGAATGATGGCGGGTATAATTTTTTCGGGCTGGACAATGCCACTATCCGGCTGGGACTGGATTACGGCCTGACCGACCGGCTGGCAGTGGGTGTCGGTCGCAGTTCCTTTGAAAAGACCTTTGATGGTTACCTCAAATACAAACTGCTGCAACAGACAGAAGGTGGCAGCCTGTCTTTCCCCATCAGCATGAGTGTACTGGGTGCGCTCAGCCATTACACCCTCAAAATGCCGGACAAACCTTTCCTGAACAGCAAGTACCGCACCAGTTATACTGTGCAGGCCATTCTGGCGCGCAAGTTCAGCAGTAACTTATCCCTGCAACTGACCCCTACCTGGCTGCATTATAACCTGACGCCTACCACTGCAGATAAGAATGATGTCTTTGCGGGGGTGGTCTCCGGCAGGTATAAATTTACCCGGCGCATGAGCCTGACCGCTGAATACAACTATCTGCCGGCGGGGCAGGTTGAATCCATCGAGGTAAAAAATTCTTTGTCGCTGGGTGTAGACATTGAAACCGGCGGGCATGTATTCCAGCTGATCTTCACCAACTCGCAGGCCATGACGGAGCCCCAGTATATTGGCCGTACTACCGGCAGCTGGGGCAAGGGGGATATTTATTTCGGCTTCAACGTATCCAGGAATTTTTCTTTGGGAAGGAAGAAAAAATGGTAA
- a CDS encoding cadherin repeat domain-containing protein, with translation MRTIATALLVLLATALLAQQPEHTYQLGGKIESMTLTESGVLIVVGGGGLAGIKAGEQQPHFNFTEYGKVKEEELEYVPASPYLIVNQGGMFSQKKTVIDYVAGRQLFATEENGWKILTGLHVLLPQNKLVVYGTRSQKAGGASAVGLYDLESGKEEKVFALNDPKRVGLASAIPIASGKPLIVGTNLLVPTSKNTLCIDMASGNILWTAKADKLSWMSVDRSGKEIYGFEERPNGDTRIHKISVTGEMLWADERKIKGKLTRFEILPKGLAVVSDVDNSDKKGIAKLASAASESRIAFLSAADGSDLWDKAPKTKGYVQHFYIMDDGILFGIASGGINKISFDGQTLFRKPLSTGENIHTMANTPKGLIYITDTDANIVDLKSGESIWNKPIKYKKAAAVASAYDAGHQRYLISTGNELLAINENTGDISTLANMKFEEKEVPYKLQVRKEGLLLSSDQNLLMLDFNGGRKFHEYYKSPGQSTFVKIATGVLAVAGTAMSSAAAYQGGLYGHHGYSNQLNDYGKEMKIYQDGFADIASASFKEMNKRFKATAATENAQFILTKLDGGVGLVKLNKDDGKNQREIVLKDKKPVYQVDEFGGMLYYQSGSGEIAAYRL, from the coding sequence ATGAGAACCATTGCAACTGCACTGCTGGTGCTGCTGGCTACCGCTTTGCTTGCCCAGCAACCCGAGCATACCTACCAGCTCGGCGGAAAGATTGAATCCATGACATTAACAGAGTCCGGCGTTCTGATCGTTGTCGGCGGCGGCGGACTGGCCGGCATCAAAGCCGGGGAACAGCAGCCGCATTTCAATTTTACCGAATATGGTAAAGTGAAAGAGGAAGAGCTGGAATATGTTCCCGCCTCGCCCTACCTCATCGTGAACCAGGGCGGTATGTTCAGCCAGAAAAAAACAGTGATAGACTATGTGGCCGGCAGGCAATTGTTTGCCACGGAAGAGAACGGCTGGAAAATACTCACCGGTCTGCATGTGCTGCTGCCCCAGAATAAGCTGGTAGTCTATGGCACACGCAGCCAGAAGGCTGGCGGCGCTTCGGCCGTTGGTCTGTACGACCTGGAATCCGGTAAAGAAGAAAAGGTCTTTGCCCTCAATGACCCAAAGAGAGTGGGACTGGCCTCCGCCATTCCCATTGCCTCCGGCAAACCACTGATAGTAGGAACTAACCTGCTGGTGCCCACTTCCAAAAACACTTTATGTATTGATATGGCCTCCGGCAATATCCTCTGGACAGCCAAAGCCGATAAGCTCAGCTGGATGAGCGTTGACAGGTCCGGCAAAGAGATCTATGGTTTTGAAGAAAGACCCAATGGCGATACCCGTATCCATAAGATCAGCGTGACCGGGGAAATGCTCTGGGCCGATGAGCGCAAGATCAAGGGCAAACTGACCCGCTTCGAGATCCTGCCGAAAGGCCTGGCCGTAGTGAGTGACGTGGACAATAGTGATAAGAAAGGGATCGCGAAGCTGGCATCAGCGGCCTCTGAATCCAGGATCGCTTTCCTCAGCGCCGCCGATGGTTCCGATCTCTGGGATAAGGCGCCCAAAACAAAAGGGTATGTACAGCATTTCTATATCATGGATGATGGCATCCTCTTCGGCATTGCCTCAGGCGGCATCAACAAGATCTCTTTTGATGGGCAGACCCTGTTCCGCAAGCCGCTGTCCACCGGTGAAAATATCCATACCATGGCCAATACACCCAAGGGGCTGATCTATATCACTGATACGGATGCCAATATTGTTGACCTGAAAAGCGGGGAGTCCATCTGGAACAAACCCATCAAATACAAAAAAGCTGCTGCTGTCGCCAGCGCTTATGATGCGGGCCACCAGCGTTACCTGATCTCCACCGGCAATGAGCTGCTGGCCATTAATGAAAACACGGGTGATATCAGCACCCTGGCCAATATGAAATTTGAGGAGAAAGAAGTTCCGTACAAATTACAGGTAAGAAAAGAAGGGCTGCTGCTCAGTTCAGACCAGAACCTGCTGATGCTGGATTTTAACGGTGGCCGCAAATTCCATGAATATTATAAATCGCCCGGGCAGAGCACTTTTGTAAAAATTGCTACTGGCGTACTCGCCGTTGCAGGAACAGCCATGTCCAGCGCCGCCGCCTACCAGGGCGGACTTTATGGCCATCATGGTTACAGCAACCAGCTCAATGATTATGGTAAGGAAATGAAAATTTACCAGGACGGTTTTGCTGATATTGCCAGCGCTTCTTTCAAAGAGATGAACAAACGGTTCAAAGCAACGGCGGCTACAGAAAATGCCCAGTTCATCCTGACAAAACTGGACGGCGGTGTTGGCCTTGTTAAACTCAATAAAGATGATGGAAAGAACCAAAGAGAGATTGTCCTGAAAGACAAAAAGCCGGTGTACCAGGTAGACGAGTTCGGCGGCATGTTGTATTACCAGTCCGGTTCCGGCGAAATTGCTGCTTACCGCCTGTAA
- a CDS encoding formate/nitrite transporter family protein produces the protein MMDYKKPAEVVGLMIETGTYKSKLSPKDLLIRGMLAGSLLGFGTTLSITASVQTGMPVIGALFFPACFVTVILLGFELVTGSFAMLPTAWFDGKVTMPVLLKNWLYVYLGNMIGGALYAFLYWGAITHFGHGDHTPLSAAIIKLAESKTIGYMADGPVGGWFTCFTKGILCNWMVSLGVVMGLTSTSTSGKIMAAWLPIFIFFAQGFEHCVVNMFVVPAAMLMGADISFGQWFTLNQIPATIGNIVGGVLFTALALYLTHGPKKQAH, from the coding sequence ATGATGGACTATAAGAAACCTGCTGAGGTAGTAGGATTAATGATCGAGACGGGAACTTACAAATCCAAATTATCCCCTAAGGATCTGCTGATCCGGGGTATGCTGGCTGGTTCCCTGCTGGGTTTCGGTACTACACTTTCTATCACTGCCTCCGTGCAGACGGGCATGCCGGTGATCGGCGCCCTGTTTTTCCCCGCCTGTTTTGTAACAGTTATCTTATTGGGCTTTGAACTGGTAACAGGAAGTTTTGCCATGTTGCCAACGGCCTGGTTCGATGGTAAAGTGACAATGCCGGTTTTGCTGAAGAACTGGCTGTATGTGTACCTGGGTAATATGATCGGCGGGGCTTTATATGCCTTTTTATATTGGGGCGCCATCACGCATTTTGGTCATGGCGATCACACGCCTTTGTCTGCCGCCATTATCAAGCTGGCAGAGTCCAAGACCATCGGGTACATGGCTGATGGCCCGGTAGGCGGCTGGTTCACCTGCTTCACCAAGGGTATCCTTTGTAACTGGATGGTATCCCTGGGTGTGGTGATGGGACTAACGTCTACGTCTACTTCCGGTAAGATCATGGCCGCCTGGCTGCCGATCTTCATCTTCTTTGCCCAGGGCTTTGAACACTGTGTAGTGAATATGTTTGTGGTGCCCGCCGCCATGCTGATGGGTGCTGATATCAGCTTTGGTCAGTGGTTCACCCTGAACCAGATCCCTGCTACCATCGGTAATATAGTTGGGGGAGTGTTGTTCACCGCGCTGGCCCTCTACCTGACACATGGACCTAAAAAACAGGCTCACTAA